AAAATAGGTGAATTATAACCTGAAATAAAGACATCTTTTGGGCATGGAACTTCTTGTCAAGAGCCTTATTCCATGTAACACGCACTGTACCCGCAATAGGCTCATCGGTGATCCATTCACTATCTGCTTGCGAGAAAAACGTGGTATTAAAAACTCAATTTATTCCGCCAATAAATGGGGGTACTTACTCCAGAAGTTCTTTTGAATTATATCAACGTTTAGTGGTGTTATTCTATACACTTTGGCCTGCTTGCGGTTCTTTAATGTTTTCGAACCGTCTCCTGACAACTCCTCGTCCGTGGCCTCGCGAATGACTACGGTGCCCTTGCGATATAACGCTGGAAGGTTGTTGTAGTTGGTCTGAAACTCCTGGAAGAGTATCTCATTTTTGTCGGACGAGACAGTGCCTCGCAACCTTTCTTCAGCCTGCCTAGTAGTGAGGCCTCCTTCCTGCACGAGTGCCCAGAAGACAGTGTTGTAGAGGTTGTTGATGTGGCAGTCGGCCTGCCGCCAGCTTAGATAGTCCATAAGATTTGTGTCGCTCGGGTACAAAACAACTCTACCATCAAACGACGGCGGGTACTGAATGGGGCTCGAGAAAAACGAGGGCCAGTAGAACAGGTACGAAGACGTGAACAAACTGCAGACGTTTGTCATGATTTTGCTTGCCCTACGGTTGTAGAGCTCGGCGTTCTTTTTGAACACAAAACTGTACTCGTCGCTCTGTCCGTACGCTATACAGATCTCGCCGAACTCCTCCATGACGCGCTCCGCACAGCGCGTCATCAAGTCAAGCGCGCGCTTGTCGTTGGGTTTCTCGAAGCCATGTACGTCCGAAAACTTGTGGAACGCCTTCCCGTCAATTCGCGTGACAATCCAACAGTTTGGCAAGCACTTGTCGTCGGCTTCGAATTGACGGACGTATTCAAATTTACTTTTAGCCATTTTGCCAACGTTGCTACAGGAGAACGGTGCGGCGGGCGGAAAGTCAGTTTGGAGCAACGCACGCCGTCGGCAAGACGATGTCCGAACCTTTC
This Dermacentor albipictus isolate Rhodes 1998 colony chromosome 1, USDA_Dalb.pri_finalv2, whole genome shotgun sequence DNA region includes the following protein-coding sequences:
- the THG gene encoding probable tRNA(His) guanylyltransferase; translated protein: MPHFAQSLCVLALRKVRTSSCRRRALLQTDFPPAAPFSCSNVGKMAKSKFEYVRQFEADDKCLPNCWIVTRIDGKAFHKFSDVHGFEKPNDKRALDLMTRCAERVMEEFGEICIAYGQSDEYSFVFKKNAELYNRRASKIMTNVCSLFTSSYLFYWPSFFSSPIQYPPSFDGRVVLYPSDTNLMDYLSWRQADCHINNLYNTVFWALVQEGGLTTRQAEERLRGTVSSDKNEILFQEFQTNYNNLPALYRKGTVVIREATDEELSGDGSKTLKNRKQAKVYRITPLNVDIIQKNFWSKYPHLLAE